In Thalassotalea fonticola, a single genomic region encodes these proteins:
- a CDS encoding metallophosphoesterase, producing the protein MNAPSKNVTFSNSTLAVTAENLGPLKQRILLLGDAGLSAISPLQASLQKSVERAKLAPEQTAIIMLGDNIYANGFPKKSIGQTEFDEEQLEDISHLEAQLQMARDSNAEMFIVPGNHDWYANQVDSQANFIKAYAKKYKTNTRFVPFQNNANPLPEILYREGISIVFIDSMWLLKADVNSFELAMRQLEQLLQQSYQQHPDNVILISAHHPVETVGPHGGYYTQVGLQLYEYFLELLNGENVQDLDSAVYQRLIQRLKVALSPYKKTVFAAGHEHSLQLFKNDNNFGPQYSLVSGAANSKKLTGVGINENSQFASSAEGFFEIDIVENGVLLKAYDIHNNLPVHQQWLWKTD; encoded by the coding sequence GTGAATGCGCCCTCAAAAAATGTAACGTTTAGCAATTCAACACTCGCAGTTACGGCTGAAAATCTAGGCCCTTTAAAACAGCGAATATTATTACTTGGTGACGCAGGTTTATCTGCAATTTCTCCATTACAGGCAAGTTTACAAAAATCGGTTGAGCGAGCAAAATTAGCGCCAGAGCAAACGGCTATCATTATGTTAGGCGATAATATTTATGCCAACGGTTTCCCAAAAAAATCAATTGGGCAAACAGAATTTGATGAAGAGCAACTTGAAGATATCAGCCATTTAGAGGCGCAGTTACAAATGGCACGAGATAGTAACGCCGAAATGTTTATTGTGCCCGGTAATCATGACTGGTATGCAAACCAGGTTGATTCTCAAGCTAACTTTATTAAAGCATATGCAAAAAAGTATAAAACAAACACCCGTTTTGTGCCCTTCCAGAACAACGCCAATCCCCTTCCCGAAATCTTATATCGAGAAGGTATCAGCATAGTATTTATCGACTCTATGTGGTTGCTCAAAGCCGATGTCAATTCTTTTGAGTTGGCGATGCGACAGCTTGAACAACTGCTACAGCAATCTTATCAGCAACACCCTGATAATGTGATACTTATCAGTGCTCACCACCCTGTTGAAACGGTTGGTCCGCATGGTGGCTATTATACGCAAGTTGGTCTTCAGCTTTATGAGTACTTTTTGGAATTATTGAATGGCGAGAATGTTCAAGATCTTGATAGTGCTGTATATCAGCGGTTAATACAGCGGCTGAAAGTCGCACTATCTCCCTACAAGAAAACCGTGTTTGCCGCTGGTCATGAACATTCCTTGCAACTGTTTAAAAATGATAACAATTTCGGACCACAATATAGCTTAGTAAGCGGCGCAGCCAACAGCAAAAAACTTACCGGAGTTGGGATTAACGAGAATTCTCAATTTGCCTCATCAGCAGAAGGTTTTTTCGAAATCGATATTGTTGAAAATGGCGTATTGTTAAAAGCCTATGATATTCACAATAACTTGCCTGTGCACCAGCAATGGTTATGGAAAACTGACTAA
- a CDS encoding aldehyde dehydrogenase (NADP(+)): protein MNLTKKSFIKGQWQTTQGQAFSSHNPVSNEPITQFLSATEVDASGAVAGAKASFAAYKSLSGQQRALFLEQIALEIENLGDDLLNTANDETGLGLVRLTGERGRTCNQIRAFANMLKDGFWVRASIDTSDAQRTPPKPDLRRMLRPIGPVLVFPASNFPLAFGVLGGDTASALAAGNPVIIKAHPAHPATSELCMLAAERALKKCGIDSKTISMLQGSTLTLAQSLVVNEAIQAIGFTGSLTAGRSIMDLAATRAIPIPVYAEMGSTNPVFITPDALQARGNEIANGLAGSIAMGTGQFCTSPGVIVTLESDAFKSDLIAAINEANQGYLLHPSIASGLQSSINSLVNNAAVEVLAGGVLDNNSLKTPNSLLATSAQAFLNDDDLHSEAFGPVSLLVTCQNIEELLMVANAIHGNLTATIQCQDNDDLAKPLADILESHVGRLIVNGFPTGVEVCASQQHSGPYPACSSPATTSVGSDAISRFARFIAYQDLPQALLPLELQDDNSLQILRQVNNQYHRDAC, encoded by the coding sequence ATGAATTTAACGAAAAAAAGCTTTATTAAAGGTCAATGGCAAACAACCCAAGGCCAAGCCTTTAGCAGCCATAACCCGGTTAGTAATGAACCAATCACGCAATTTTTATCTGCAACCGAAGTCGATGCTAGTGGGGCTGTTGCCGGCGCTAAAGCAAGCTTTGCAGCATATAAGAGTCTTAGTGGTCAACAACGTGCACTGTTTTTAGAACAAATTGCTCTGGAAATTGAAAACTTGGGCGATGATTTGCTTAATACCGCCAATGACGAAACCGGCTTAGGTCTGGTGCGATTAACTGGCGAGCGTGGCCGTACTTGTAATCAAATACGTGCTTTTGCCAATATGCTCAAAGATGGCTTCTGGGTACGTGCCAGTATTGATACTAGTGACGCGCAAAGAACTCCGCCGAAACCCGATCTGCGTAGAATGCTACGTCCGATAGGTCCGGTATTAGTGTTCCCAGCATCAAATTTCCCGCTGGCATTTGGTGTCTTAGGTGGTGATACTGCCTCAGCATTGGCCGCAGGAAATCCGGTGATAATTAAAGCGCACCCTGCTCATCCGGCAACGTCGGAGCTATGCATGCTTGCCGCCGAACGAGCACTAAAAAAATGTGGGATAGACAGTAAAACGATTTCCATGCTACAAGGCTCAACACTCACATTGGCACAAAGTTTAGTGGTTAATGAAGCCATTCAAGCCATAGGTTTTACCGGTTCATTAACGGCTGGCCGCTCCATCATGGATCTTGCTGCGACCCGTGCCATCCCAATCCCGGTTTATGCGGAAATGGGCAGTACCAATCCAGTATTTATTACCCCTGATGCTTTGCAAGCGCGAGGCAATGAAATCGCTAATGGTTTGGCCGGTTCAATTGCAATGGGCACAGGACAATTTTGTACGTCACCTGGCGTTATTGTGACGCTGGAAAGTGACGCATTTAAATCCGATTTAATCGCGGCTATCAATGAGGCTAATCAAGGTTACTTGTTACACCCAAGTATTGCCAGTGGGTTACAAAGCAGTATCAACAGCTTAGTCAATAATGCAGCCGTTGAGGTACTTGCCGGCGGCGTGTTAGATAACAACAGCTTAAAAACACCGAACAGTTTATTAGCAACCTCTGCGCAAGCGTTTCTAAATGATGACGATTTACACAGTGAAGCGTTTGGTCCCGTCAGCTTGTTAGTGACTTGTCAAAATATAGAAGAATTGCTGATGGTGGCTAATGCTATTCACGGCAATTTAACCGCTACAATTCAATGCCAGGATAATGATGATTTAGCTAAACCCCTAGCTGACATTTTGGAAAGTCATGTTGGGCGTTTAATTGTTAATGGTTTTCCAACCGGCGTAGAAGTATGCGCATCGCAACAGCACAGTGGCCCTTACCCGGCTTGTTCTTCACCGGCAACCACCAGTGTGGGTAGTGACGCCATTAGCCGATTTGCTCGTTTTATAGCTTATCAAGACTTGCCTCAAGCACTTTTGCCGTTAGAACTACAAGATGACAATAGCTTGCAAATATTACGACAAGTAAATAATCAATATCACCGTGATGCCTGTTAA
- a CDS encoding fumarylacetoacetate hydrolase family protein gives MNITTANTVTGFNLNNTLPDQCNQGTWIGRAWIPAQLATNNIAGPRVISVSKGKVYDLSDVYLTMSDLFSDKNRHTVIQKNQHKPITSLDNILAKSLFPKQAESYEENTEIVLLAPNDIQATKACGVTFARSLLERVIEEQARGDAQKASTIRANILEVIGSNLGDLTPGSAEAQELKEKLIAQGIWSQYLEVGIGPDAEVFSKAQPLASVTTGAQIGVRRQSIWNNPEPEIVLAVSNDGEIIGATLGNDVNLRDYEGRSALLLGKAKDNNAASSIGPLIRLFDDTFTLRDIEQCEVSLTITGTDGFTTSGKNLMSEISRSPQDLVDQTLNSQHQYPDGMMLYVGTMFAPTEDRHNDGNGFTHVPGDRVEISTEKLGTLVNWVNHCDAIPAWNYGVNKFIQYLRQCR, from the coding sequence ATGAACATTACCACAGCCAACACAGTTACCGGTTTTAATCTGAACAATACCCTACCCGATCAATGTAACCAGGGTACCTGGATTGGCCGGGCTTGGATACCGGCACAACTGGCAACAAACAATATCGCCGGACCTCGTGTTATCAGTGTCAGTAAAGGCAAGGTATATGACTTGTCAGACGTTTATTTAACCATGTCTGATTTATTTTCCGATAAAAATAGGCACACAGTCATTCAGAAAAATCAACATAAGCCGATAACGTCGTTAGATAATATTTTAGCCAAAAGCTTATTTCCTAAGCAGGCAGAAAGCTATGAAGAGAATACCGAAATCGTATTGCTTGCGCCTAATGATATTCAAGCTACAAAAGCTTGTGGTGTCACCTTCGCCCGTAGCTTATTAGAACGGGTAATTGAAGAGCAAGCCAGAGGCGATGCACAAAAAGCATCAACTATTCGCGCCAATATCCTCGAAGTCATCGGCTCAAACCTAGGAGATTTAACACCGGGCAGCGCCGAAGCACAAGAACTTAAAGAAAAACTTATTGCCCAAGGGATCTGGTCACAGTACCTAGAAGTTGGTATAGGGCCAGATGCCGAGGTATTCTCCAAAGCACAACCTTTAGCCTCGGTCACCACCGGTGCGCAAATTGGTGTTCGTCGCCAGTCTATCTGGAACAACCCTGAGCCTGAAATCGTTCTCGCGGTAAGTAATGACGGAGAAATTATCGGCGCGACTTTAGGTAACGATGTTAATTTACGAGATTATGAAGGTCGCAGCGCCTTGTTACTGGGCAAGGCCAAAGACAATAACGCCGCTTCTTCAATTGGTCCATTAATTCGTTTATTTGATGATACGTTTACCCTTAGGGACATTGAGCAATGTGAAGTTAGTTTAACCATTACTGGCACCGATGGTTTTACTACCTCCGGCAAGAACTTAATGAGTGAGATCAGCCGTTCACCACAAGATTTGGTCGATCAAACCTTAAACAGCCAACACCAATACCCTGACGGCATGATGCTATATGTCGGCACCATGTTTGCACCGACGGAAGATCGTCACAACGACGGCAATGGCTTCACCCACGTCCCTGGCGATCGGGTAGAAATTTCGACCGAAAAACTCGGCACCTTAGTCAACTGGGTCAATCATTGTGATGCGATCCCGGCGTGGAACTACGGGGTAAATAAATTTATCCAGTATTTACGTCAATGCCGCTAA
- a CDS encoding SDR family oxidoreductase encodes MKLQNKIALITGAGQGIGKETALLFAQQGAHVIATDVNAEALKTFVGLDNISTYVLDITNNAQIEACIKENPSINVLMNCAGVVFNGSALDCSEQQWQTTIAVNVTSAFNLIKAVLPGMLKQQQGSIINIASVVSSVKGVANRFAYGTSKAAIIGLTKAVAADYIDQGIRCNAISPGTIHSPSLDQRLAETGDYQSALDAFIERQPMGRLGQPSEIAAIASLLASDDASFMSGENIIIDGGMSL; translated from the coding sequence ATGAAATTGCAAAACAAAATCGCGTTGATCACCGGAGCTGGCCAAGGTATTGGCAAAGAAACCGCCCTACTTTTCGCTCAGCAAGGTGCGCACGTTATCGCCACTGATGTAAACGCAGAGGCATTAAAGACATTTGTAGGCCTCGATAATATTAGCACCTATGTATTAGATATCACCAATAACGCGCAAATTGAAGCCTGTATTAAAGAGAATCCAAGCATCAATGTATTAATGAATTGTGCGGGTGTGGTCTTTAATGGTTCAGCACTTGATTGCAGCGAGCAACAATGGCAAACCACGATAGCAGTGAACGTAACCTCGGCCTTTAATCTTATTAAAGCGGTATTACCGGGCATGTTAAAACAGCAACAAGGGTCAATTATTAATATCGCCTCTGTGGTTTCCAGCGTAAAAGGCGTGGCAAACCGCTTTGCTTACGGTACCAGTAAAGCGGCGATAATTGGCTTAACCAAAGCCGTTGCTGCCGATTATATCGACCAGGGAATTCGCTGTAATGCGATTAGCCCTGGAACAATCCATTCCCCTTCGCTAGATCAACGTTTGGCCGAAACGGGCGACTACCAATCCGCATTAGATGCGTTTATAGAGCGCCAGCCTATGGGCCGGTTAGGTCAGCCGAGCGAAATTGCCGCCATTGCCAGTTTACTCGCCAGCGATGATGCCAGCTTCATGAGTGGTGAGAATATCATCATCGACGGTGGCATGAGCCTTTAG
- a CDS encoding SMP-30/gluconolactonase/LRE family protein, with translation MNSVTCIWDAKAQLGEGAVWHEVEQTLYWVDIINSKLHSYKRDEKDLEVRKTWSFPGNISSVVPCTEGGLLATFKQGVAHINLKHSKVTSICGLEQELPDNRFNDGCADTRGNYWFGSMDDKQVDASGAFYRFSAEQQAEKLSHLGEICITNGPTFSQDGAWLYFTDTMAGKIFKAQLSNDGSIGQKQLHIHFTEDEGHPDGMCCDTEGHLWVCHWGGSRVSRFDPDGNLVKAIHLPVPNVTKCCFGGPTLNTLYITTAATGLTEQQLQEFPLAGGLFAVEVAQQGFVYPSVAMSKQLIDQD, from the coding sequence ATGAATAGTGTAACTTGTATTTGGGATGCAAAAGCACAATTGGGTGAAGGCGCTGTCTGGCATGAGGTTGAGCAAACCCTGTATTGGGTCGATATCATTAACTCTAAATTGCATAGCTATAAGCGTGATGAAAAAGACCTTGAGGTGCGCAAAACCTGGTCGTTCCCGGGTAATATCAGTAGCGTAGTACCTTGTACTGAGGGTGGTTTACTGGCCACCTTTAAACAGGGTGTTGCCCATATCAATCTTAAACATAGCAAGGTCACTTCAATTTGTGGACTAGAGCAAGAATTACCTGATAACCGTTTCAATGATGGTTGCGCCGATACCCGAGGCAATTACTGGTTTGGCAGCATGGATGACAAGCAAGTGGATGCCAGTGGTGCTTTTTATCGCTTTAGCGCTGAGCAGCAAGCGGAAAAACTGTCACATTTGGGGGAAATTTGCATTACCAATGGCCCAACATTTAGCCAAGATGGAGCATGGTTGTATTTTACCGACACCATGGCCGGTAAAATTTTTAAAGCACAGCTAAGCAATGATGGCAGCATTGGCCAAAAACAACTGCACATTCATTTCACCGAAGACGAAGGTCATCCTGATGGCATGTGTTGTGATACTGAAGGCCATCTTTGGGTTTGTCATTGGGGTGGTAGCCGTGTCAGCCGTTTCGACCCCGATGGAAATTTAGTAAAGGCAATTCACTTGCCAGTGCCTAATGTGACCAAGTGTTGCTTCGGTGGGCCCACCTTAAATACGTTATATATCACCACGGCGGCAACCGGTTTAACTGAACAGCAACTGCAGGAGTTTCCTTTAGCAGGTGGGTTGTTTGCAGTAGAGGTTGCACAACAAGGCTTTGTTTATCCAAGTGTGGCGATGAGCAAACAATTGATAGATCAGGATTAA
- a CDS encoding IlvD/Edd family dehydratase: MSSNGNTQKRSLRSAAWLNEPGSPDQTAIYLERYLNFGLTREELQSGKPIIGIAQTGSDLAPCNRHHLTLAQRLKDGIRDAGGIPLEFPVHPIHEMGKRPTAALDRNLATMGLIEVLYGYPLDGVILTTGCDKTTPATLMAAAAVDIPTIVYSGGPMLNGWQGDKRVGSGSIIWECREKYAAGDIDYENFMDQVSSSAPSAGHCNTMGTALTMNSLAEALGMSLPGCAAIPGPYRERAQMGYFTGRRIVEMVWEDLKPSDIMTKASFYNAMRVCTAIGGSTNAPPHIQAIANHLRDVDININDWQTHGEKTPLIVNCQPAGEYLGEEFHRAGGVPAVMGELIKAGVIDTKVLTVTGKSVGDIYTSSASKDHDVIKTYDQPMMENAGFAIMSGNLFDSALMKKSVIDDDFRNTYLSNPESPNCFTVRAIVFEGPEDYHHRINDADLDIDQHCILIIRNCGPVGYPGSAEVVNMLPPDRLVKQGITCLPTMGDGRQSGTSGSPSILNISPEAAVGGGLAHIKNNDLICIDLNTNQVNLLIDEQEFARRKDNIQLITVVNQTPWQEIYRSRVNQLSEGGTLQTEGDYTRIAKTHGIPRNSH; this comes from the coding sequence ATGAGCAGCAATGGCAACACCCAAAAAAGAAGCTTACGTAGCGCCGCCTGGCTTAATGAGCCCGGTAGCCCAGACCAAACCGCAATTTATCTTGAACGCTATCTAAACTTTGGTTTAACCCGTGAAGAACTGCAATCGGGCAAGCCGATTATTGGTATCGCTCAAACAGGTAGTGATTTAGCCCCTTGTAACCGCCATCATTTAACCTTGGCGCAACGTCTTAAAGATGGTATTCGCGATGCTGGCGGCATTCCTCTGGAATTTCCCGTTCACCCAATTCATGAAATGGGCAAACGCCCTACTGCCGCGCTCGATCGCAACTTGGCCACAATGGGACTGATTGAAGTACTTTATGGCTATCCACTAGATGGCGTTATTTTAACCACAGGCTGTGACAAAACCACTCCGGCAACCTTGATGGCTGCTGCTGCTGTGGATATTCCAACAATCGTCTATTCTGGTGGTCCGATGCTAAACGGCTGGCAAGGCGACAAGCGTGTAGGCTCTGGCAGTATTATTTGGGAGTGCCGAGAGAAATACGCCGCGGGTGACATTGATTATGAAAACTTCATGGATCAAGTGTCATCATCAGCACCGAGTGCCGGCCATTGTAATACCATGGGCACTGCATTAACGATGAACTCTCTAGCAGAAGCGTTAGGAATGTCTTTGCCAGGTTGTGCCGCAATACCAGGTCCGTATCGTGAACGTGCCCAAATGGGATATTTTACCGGCCGTCGCATCGTTGAGATGGTTTGGGAAGATTTAAAGCCATCAGATATCATGACCAAAGCCTCATTTTATAATGCCATGCGAGTTTGTACTGCTATCGGGGGTTCCACCAATGCGCCACCACATATTCAAGCAATCGCCAATCATTTACGAGATGTCGATATTAATATCAATGACTGGCAAACTCATGGCGAAAAAACACCGCTCATCGTTAATTGTCAACCGGCAGGTGAATATTTGGGTGAAGAATTCCATCGTGCCGGCGGTGTTCCCGCAGTAATGGGTGAACTGATAAAAGCTGGTGTTATTGATACCAAGGTATTAACGGTTACCGGTAAAAGTGTCGGTGATATCTATACCAGCAGCGCCAGTAAAGATCATGACGTCATCAAAACTTACGATCAGCCGATGATGGAAAACGCCGGTTTTGCCATCATGAGTGGCAATTTGTTCGATTCGGCGTTAATGAAAAAGTCAGTCATCGATGATGATTTTCGCAATACCTATTTAAGCAACCCTGAATCACCAAACTGTTTCACCGTGCGTGCCATCGTGTTTGAAGGACCCGAAGATTATCACCACAGAATTAATGATGCCGATTTGGATATTGATCAACATTGTATTTTGATCATTCGTAACTGTGGCCCGGTAGGCTACCCAGGCTCGGCAGAAGTAGTAAACATGCTGCCGCCAGACAGGTTAGTGAAACAAGGGATTACTTGTCTGCCAACGATGGGCGATGGTCGCCAAAGTGGTACCTCCGGCAGCCCCTCTATTTTAAATATATCTCCGGAAGCCGCCGTTGGTGGTGGTTTGGCTCATATAAAAAATAATGATCTGATTTGCATCGATTTAAATACTAACCAAGTAAATTTACTCATTGATGAGCAAGAATTTGCCCGCCGCAAAGATAATATTCAATTAATTACTGTGGTCAATCAGACCCCTTGGCAAGAAATTTATCGCAGCCGGGTTAATCAGCTCAGTGAAGGTGGTACCTTGCAAACCGAAGGCGATTATACCCGAATCGCGAAAACCCATGGTATTCCGCGTAATTCTCATTAG
- a CDS encoding RraA family protein: protein MWTNDTELFALMREKLYTPVVGDILDELGYYHQFLPRDVQAMTTQMIVAGRAMPVLTCDVYGEQEKPFGLLTEALDQIEPGEVYISAGSNSSALWGELLTATARTRGGVGAVVNGPHRDTPQVLAQNWPVFSTGGYAQDSRVRTYVQNFRCAIEIEGVCIEPGDLVFGDRDGVLIVPQKLEQQVIEKALEKAAKENVVRKAIEAGMSSTAALKEYGVL, encoded by the coding sequence ATGTGGACCAATGACACTGAATTATTTGCGTTAATGCGTGAAAAATTATACACGCCCGTGGTAGGCGATATTCTTGATGAACTGGGCTATTACCACCAGTTTCTTCCCCGTGATGTGCAAGCAATGACAACACAAATGATAGTCGCTGGCCGTGCTATGCCAGTGCTAACCTGTGATGTTTACGGCGAGCAGGAAAAACCTTTCGGTTTATTAACCGAAGCATTAGATCAAATAGAGCCCGGTGAAGTTTACATTTCTGCGGGTAGTAATAGCTCGGCGTTATGGGGCGAACTGCTTACCGCAACCGCTCGTACTCGCGGCGGTGTCGGCGCAGTGGTGAATGGCCCTCATCGAGATACACCACAGGTTTTGGCACAAAATTGGCCGGTATTTAGCACCGGTGGCTACGCTCAAGATTCTAGAGTGCGCACTTACGTGCAAAACTTCCGATGCGCAATTGAAATAGAAGGTGTTTGCATTGAGCCAGGAGACTTAGTGTTTGGTGACAGGGATGGCGTATTGATTGTGCCACAAAAGCTTGAGCAACAAGTGATCGAAAAAGCATTAGAAAAAGCGGCGAAAGAAAATGTTGTTCGTAAAGCCATCGAAGCCGGTATGTCTTCTACTGCTGCCCTTAAAGAGTACGGTGTTTTATAA
- the uxaC gene encoding glucuronate isomerase, whose product MMKTFIAKDFLLQSDTAEQLYFNYAANLPIIDYHNHLPAKDVANNRQFANISEAWLEDDHYKWRAMRAMGVNEKYCTGNAAAQDKFMQWANIVPYTMGNPLFHWTHMELQHPFGIEQMLTSQSAPEIYQQSNELLAQPSFSSRGLLKQRNVELICTTDDPADSLQHHQDFASQNHGSLTMLPTFRLDSLLATNNSAQFNSTLDRLSQSVGQAISTYQDFLLVVANRHQHFHDIGCRLSDVGLSHFQFSPGQPAMVEKAFSLIRSEQVLSAEQAIALSSDILIFVSQLNADKGWVQQLHIGALRDANSKKVLALGHGKGFDTIGGYNNTLALCNFLDHLTGQDKLAKTILYNLNPADNEIFSTMAGTFNEGDIKGKVQHGAAWWFLDQKEGLEQQFRSISSLGLLSCFVGMLTDSRSFLSFSRHEYFRRILCNFLAHDVEQGLLPKDIPLLGEIVSNISYHNAKHYFNF is encoded by the coding sequence ATGATGAAAACATTTATCGCTAAAGACTTTTTGTTGCAATCAGATACCGCTGAGCAACTGTATTTTAACTATGCAGCTAATTTACCTATTATCGATTACCACAATCATTTACCCGCAAAAGATGTAGCTAATAACCGACAATTTGCCAATATATCTGAGGCCTGGTTAGAAGACGATCATTATAAATGGCGCGCTATGCGGGCCATGGGAGTGAACGAAAAATATTGTACCGGTAATGCCGCTGCGCAAGATAAATTTATGCAGTGGGCAAACATCGTGCCGTATACCATGGGCAACCCCCTGTTTCATTGGACCCATATGGAGCTGCAACATCCATTTGGTATTGAGCAGATGTTAACGTCTCAGTCGGCACCGGAAATTTATCAGCAAAGCAATGAATTGTTGGCTCAGCCGAGTTTTTCCAGCCGAGGGCTGCTAAAGCAACGTAATGTCGAGCTTATCTGTACCACCGACGATCCGGCAGATTCATTGCAGCATCATCAAGATTTTGCCAGTCAAAACCACGGTTCACTGACAATGTTACCGACATTTCGACTCGATAGTTTACTGGCGACAAACAATAGTGCTCAGTTTAATAGCACGCTCGACAGGTTGAGTCAGTCGGTCGGTCAAGCCATTAGTACTTATCAGGACTTTCTTTTGGTGGTGGCCAATCGCCATCAACATTTTCACGATATAGGCTGTCGCCTGTCCGATGTCGGCTTGAGCCATTTTCAATTTAGTCCTGGCCAACCAGCTATGGTCGAGAAAGCATTTTCTCTGATTCGATCTGAGCAAGTGTTATCCGCAGAACAAGCCATTGCCCTATCGTCAGATATTTTGATTTTTGTTTCACAACTCAATGCCGATAAAGGCTGGGTACAACAATTACACATTGGCGCCTTACGAGACGCCAATAGTAAAAAAGTACTCGCCCTCGGCCATGGTAAAGGTTTCGATACCATAGGTGGTTATAACAACACCTTAGCGCTATGCAATTTTCTCGACCACCTGACTGGTCAAGATAAGCTGGCGAAAACCATTTTGTATAATCTCAATCCAGCTGATAACGAAATATTCTCAACCATGGCAGGTACATTTAACGAAGGTGATATTAAGGGAAAAGTGCAACATGGTGCGGCCTGGTGGTTTCTTGATCAAAAAGAAGGTCTCGAACAGCAATTTCGTTCAATCAGTTCCTTAGGCTTATTAAGTTGTTTCGTTGGCATGCTAACTGACTCGCGCAGCTTTTTATCATTTTCCCGGCATGAATATTTTCGCCGTATTTTATGCAACTTCCTCGCCCACGACGTTGAGCAAGGCTTGTTGCCGAAAGACATTCCTTTGCTTGGCGAAATTGTCAGTAACATCAGTTACCACAATGCCAAACACTATTTTAATTTTTAA
- a CDS encoding mannonate dehydratase yields MKLGFGLYRHQLNAEHYDFARQCGATHLVVHLCDYFNKAGSSEKEQQDSNQPVGDTGGWGVAKGAEDPIWTLAGLTKLKAEVEAHGLKIWAIENFDPAMWSDILLDGPNKEQQMQGLQEIIRNVGKVGIPVFGYNFSLAGVCSRKVGPVARGNANSVYMREVDDTPIPNGMVWNMQLPQDKEQAKPTGDIDFIPHDVLWQRLQWFLKNLVPVAEEAGVRLAAHPDDPPMPIVRKSPRLVYQPDMYHKLLDIEPSRSNSLEFCLGTIAEMTEGDVYQAVDTFSRREAISYIHFRNVRGKVPHYDETFIDDGDIDMVKVLEILKANNYDGILIPDHTPLMTCDAPWHAGMAFAMGYMRAAFQQVVGK; encoded by the coding sequence ATGAAATTGGGATTTGGCCTTTATCGGCATCAACTCAATGCCGAACATTATGACTTTGCCCGTCAGTGTGGTGCAACCCACTTAGTGGTGCATTTATGCGACTATTTTAACAAAGCAGGATCGAGCGAAAAAGAACAGCAAGACTCAAATCAGCCGGTTGGTGATACTGGCGGCTGGGGCGTTGCCAAAGGTGCCGAAGACCCTATATGGACGCTTGCCGGCCTAACCAAACTTAAAGCAGAAGTTGAAGCTCATGGCTTAAAAATTTGGGCGATTGAAAATTTCGATCCGGCCATGTGGTCAGATATTTTGTTAGATGGCCCGAACAAAGAACAACAAATGCAGGGCTTGCAGGAAATTATCCGCAATGTAGGTAAAGTCGGCATTCCAGTATTTGGTTATAACTTTTCATTAGCCGGGGTTTGTAGCCGCAAAGTTGGCCCTGTTGCTCGCGGCAACGCCAATAGTGTCTATATGCGAGAGGTCGATGATACCCCGATCCCAAATGGTATGGTTTGGAATATGCAGTTGCCGCAAGACAAAGAGCAAGCGAAGCCAACGGGAGATATCGACTTTATTCCACACGACGTACTTTGGCAGCGATTACAATGGTTTTTAAAGAACTTAGTGCCGGTAGCGGAAGAAGCTGGGGTGCGTTTAGCCGCGCATCCGGACGATCCACCAATGCCAATTGTTCGTAAATCACCACGTTTGGTCTATCAACCCGATATGTACCACAAATTACTCGATATCGAGCCAAGTCGCAGCAACAGCTTAGAATTTTGTTTAGGCACAATTGCTGAAATGACTGAAGGTGACGTTTATCAGGCCGTTGATACCTTTAGCCGGCGTGAAGCCATCAGTTACATTCATTTTCGTAATGTGCGCGGTAAAGTTCCTCACTATGATGAAACCTTCATTGACGATGGCGACATCGATATGGTCAAGGTGTTAGAGATACTCAAAGCCAATAATTATGATGGCATTCTCATTCCAGATCATACCCCGTTAATGACTTGTGATGCTCCCTGGCATGCCGGCATGGCGTTTGCTATGGGTTATATGAGAGCGGCATTTCAACAAGTCGTTGGTAAGTAA